The genomic DNA GATTCGAAGTTTCCCAACTCAACCTCGCTGCAGAATGCCAGAAACAATTGCTTGATAACAGTTCTGAGTTAGACGTACCCTGATCCCTCCCCAAGACCAAAGTGAGTCTGAACAAAGCTCTGGTCGCATATAAGCTGCACGATTTCAGCACTCCCTCTTATAACTACAGGTAAAGTGACCGAATGACCCAGCCTGATGAATCGAGATGAACCACGAGCCACTAGATTTTGACGCATAACCCACCGAAGAATGACCAATAGTGAAACCTAGCAACTGCTGAACTGCCCAGCACGAAGCTGCAGGAAGGAAGGACCGAAGGAGCGTACCTGCCCACGCCGTGAGGACGGAGGCGACGGAGGTGCCAACGGTGAAGACGATGCGGTGGCTCTCGAACACTTGCTGCGACCATCGGACGAGCACGCGCGTCAGCGAATCGACCGAAATCAGTAAAATCACAGTAGATGCAGGGACATTAGGGAGCGGCGGCTAGGTCGTCAGTCGTCACCTTGGTGGAGAAGAAGGTGTCGCGGACGGCGGCCCAGGAGTTGGACGCCCGCCTCCGGATGTTGGGGAGCGTGAGCAGCGCGCGTCCCGCGCCGCCCAGCCGGCGCACCACCATCGCCCCCGATCTCGGCGCTTCTCGCCTTTCCGGGGGATGTTTCTGGTTTCTCCTGTGTCTGTGTGGTGGGGGCTTTCGCGTGTTTTCGGATTTCGGGCGGATTCGGGAGGCCAGCGGCAGCGGCCGAGCCGGCTTTGATTGCTTGGCTCCTCTTGTACCTCCGCtccgctcctccctccccccggcggcggagggagcacgACCAACTTGCGCGGCACGAAACGAACGGCCGCCGGTGATGGTCGAAAAGAAACTCTGGTTGCGAGGTGCGTCTGCGCGAATCGGAACCATTATTGccggctttttttttttggaacagtATTATTGCCGGCTTATCTATACTACTAGTGGAGTACGCGTGCCTTGCTACGGgcagaaaaaaaatttatagcGCAAGACACGTATTTaattagaaaaattataaaataaaaaccaaacatgagctaaaaaaataaatgaaatcCATAATTGTTTTGGAACTATGCCTCATGGCTTATCATATCAAGCTTTACTATGGTAGTGCCAGCTGAGAACTATATATCAATATTATCATATCAAATAGATGTATAAATACTTCTATATCGGTTGGAGTATGCCACAAATGATTCATAGTATTCCATTTCCAAGTAGGAGTATGCTTTGGCGGGCCCCAGCAGTAGTCAGCAGTGGCGTTCCCGAGCTGCGGCTGCCTTGGCTGAGTAGAGCAAGAAAGCAAGCCCATAGATAGTACAACTATTATAGTTTATTTTGGCATGATTGCAACATGGAAAATATAGGACAAGCATACCTTCACTTCGGTTCACTCAACATCAACAACTTTGATAAAATTTTCACCATTAAAAGGACCAATCTTTTATTTCCAGGTAAATTTTTCCACTAAATATTCAACCAATTATACACTATActctattttatatttttatctgTGATGCGGCTAAGATAATCTTTAACATTCGCAGGTAGCAGTTTCCGATAATCATTTAAATCCGATGCCAACACATTGTCATTTTGTAATCCATACGattagtttgtgtgtgtgtgttttccgTGTTGCAACACCCAACAGTTGGACGCGGGCACGGGTAAGATAATCATAAAATCATAGGATATTAGTTTCATTCTCATACCCAACAATCCGAGGAAAGgaatatataaatttgatcagcTGACACCGTGATAATTTTCATCTTGCAAGAAATGATTGCACATCCAACAAGACCATATTAATGTccaatttttcttgatggatatAATTATAAACACACAAAAAACAGTCATAATTTGAATCAGCAGCTGGTTCAACACCCTGTTTGTAGCACCTCCAGCATCACCATCGCTACCTCCAGCATCACCATCGCTACCTCTCCTCTAAAATACACACATAAAAAACAATCATAAGTCATAACTAAATTACAGGGAGCGATCATGTGTGCATAAGAGCATAACCGAGAGACAATATCTGAATAGGAAGAGAGTCAAGCTCATCGAAGAAGAGGACACATAGAGCAAAGTGACTACACAAATCTGCAGTGATGAAATAAAGAAAAGTGTTAGATGCACAAAGATTCAACTTGGAAAACAACAATATTAGTTATATGTCGTAATTAGACATAATACCTCTGTACTATGCTGTTAGGTCCTCCTTGTATATAATATTCTTGGTATATGTTCCATTGTACACTGGGgtcgttttcttttctttattgtTATTAACTATCTCCTTACCTTTCCTTTTAGCTTTTTTCTGCTCATTTTTAGATCTTTTCTCCAGCTCAGTGGCATTAGGTGGAAGCGCCAGAATCTTGATGTTTGTTCTAGCAGTTGCCCTTGACATTGCGACATACAATTGCCCATGCGAGAAAACGGGGTCAGGAAGGTAAACAACGACATTAGGGATAGTCTGAACCTGTGACTTGTTAATTGTCATGGCAAAACTGAGTCGGATAGGAAACTGTTTTCTTTTGAATTGAAACGGGAACATCTCATCATCAGAGGGGCATAAGGGTATCCGAGGGAGGAAAACTCGTTTTCCAGCATGCTGGCCCAACACGATTTCAGCATCGATAGTATTTCTTTGGAAACCATGGACAACCAACCTCGTACCATTACATAAACCATTAGCAGGATCAATGTTCCGAAGCAATATTATTGGACAACCTACCGTTAGCTTTAACGCATGTGGAGGCAATCTATTAGGTGTGAGCGTGTTAAGAAACTCCGATGGATAGTAGTTGTGTGGATCATCCACAGCAAAATCAAAACTATAATACTCCACCTCCCCACCTTGGAAAGATCCAATCATCTTCATATTAATATTAATATTATCAACCCAATCATTGCGTGTGGACAAAATAGCTCTCAAAGTGATGTAGTCCCTGTCTGCCATGTTCTCATTAAAGTTAGGGAAGATATATTGAATTAATCTATCAAGATCATTGTCATCTCTAGTATACGGTACGCAAATTTCGTCTGGGAGATGAACTTCACCATCAGCATTGCTCTCCTCTATTCCGTTGCCAATGCGCAAAAGATATTCAGCAAACCACGGGTCACTATGAGCTCTCATGTTGTGCACAAGCTTTAGGTGATGCGTGTAACCCCACAGGTATGATCTGCGTAACGAAGCATCCACTATCTGAGCCCTCGACCCCTTCCTGACAACCGGTAGGACCTGCCTAAAATCTCCCCCAAATACAACAGTCTTCCCACCAAAAAGGCAAATCCGGCCTATCCATTATATCGCGCATGCTATTGTCCAACGCCTCCACTGCCTGTTTCTTGGTTATAGAAACCTCATCCCAAATAATCAAAAATGCAGTGCGTAGAAGAGTCGTTGTACCACTTTGTTTAGTGAAACTACAATATCCTCCACTTTCAATGGTAAGTGGGATCTTGAAATGTGAATGTGCTGTTCTCCCACCGGGCATTATGGACGCAGCAATCCCAGATGTAGCAGTCGCAACAGCAATCTTGTTTTGACTGCGGACTTTGGCAAGCAAAGCCCTATACAAGAATGTTTTTCCGGTGCCACCCGGGCCATCCACAAAAACCAACCCGCCATCTTTGGAATCAATAGATGACAATATCTCATCATAAGCAGCCCTCTGCTCGTTATTAAGGGAGTCTGGTAAGACCACATCATCCTCGATGCTCTCTATATTTGATTCCTCGAATATCTCACGTGGAACACCACAAGCGTCATCATAAGTGTTATCAATCTCAGGGAGAGGGAATGGTTTTATTTCCTTCCCCATTGATTGCAGCATGTTTCTAATATCAATTAGGACCATCTGCCCAACGATAGCATCTGAAGGATTGTTGCGACGATAATCTTCAGACATTGCATCCAGGTGTTTTTGCCAGAGTGCGAATACATCGCTCGGTTCACAAAATACCAATATTGTTGCAAAAAGCCTTCGTAGTGATGATGGCATCTGATATGTCGCAGCTTCAGAAAGACACTCATCAAGTGAGTTGTCTTCCTCCATTAATCCTCTTTTCTCGGTAGCTTCACAAAAAGAAGGCTGAATTACACCATGAACAGTTCTCAAATCTTCATATGAAGTTGCTCCAGCCACATGGTTTAGGAGAATTCGAAGATAGTAGCGTTCACCTTCAGCTGGATGAGCTGATACGATCCTCCCAACTTGCCCAGTATTAGCTCGTTCCCTTGGGCGCCAAAATTTTCCATCAGACTGCCATGTGAAAAATTCTGGGAAATCAATGTACAAAATGTTGCGAGCAAACTCATGCTCTCTGTTTGCTTTAAAATAAGCTGTCAGCATGGATTCATCGGTGCCTGGTTTATTAACAATATGTTCAATCTTTTGTCGATTGTGAAATGACACCATGTGCATGTCTGGAAGAAGCAGCTGAAGTTGTTGTACGGGCGGATAATTCTTACTAATATCAAAACCATATATCCTCCACAACGCCTCTGGAGGGGTCACCCATCGAGCATCTCTATATGCCTTGATCTCATCTATGTTCCCTTCTTTGTCAGCCTGGCCTGACTCCCTAACTACTATGGAAGCCCGATCGTGACCTTTGTATACATACTTGAATAGATACTTTACTGATTTAATGCTGCTACATGCCTCAACATTTATGTGACAATCGAACGCACGCAGTAGGTGCGGGTTATAAGGCACAACCCACCGATTGTCCAGTTCATAACCTCGAATCTTTTCTTTACACCTATTATCACGACGATGATATATAGGATAAGAATCTTTCCCCTGTGAGGTGGACTCCGCGAAGGGACGTGGATAGTGATTCTTGCATGAAGAACGTCCCTTAGTACATGGGCAATTTGGGTTTAGCACACCGCACGGCCCATGCATCATATGCTTAGCCACCATCTTGTATAGCTCTggatatttttttcttgtttggcaGCTCAGCAGATATAAGTCGATCGTACTGCTCCGGACATGTGAGTTTCCATTTCCTTTTCATTATGAGCAAAAAGTGAGCATGTGGTAGACCCCTCTTTTGAAACTCCACAACATACACGTATGCCCGAACCTTTCCAAGTATATCATTCTTCAACAACTTCTTTTTCATAGCCTCCAACTTCGCCCTGAACACACGAGTTACAAGATCTGGCCGATCCTGGGCTGATTGGCCTGGGTACAGCTCATTCCTGATCTCATTCCAATTAGGATTGCAGGTCATTGTCAGGAAGATATCTGGTTTACCGTACCTGCGTACCAAGGCCGTTGCATCCATGTACCGACGCCTCATGTCATGAGGACCTCCGATGAACGACGTAGAAAGAACAGTACGTCTTCCAACAGCATCGCCTCGGCCCTCACCAGTGTTCAAACTATCGACAAGACCCTAGTACTGATCGGCTCTGATACTGTCCTGATTGTTTCTGATGTAATCTAATTGAGAGCTTTCAATCTTAACATATGTATCAACAGCAAATTGTTGGAAAATCGCTTGCCGAAAGTATTGGGTTAAAAATGCCAGGACGCATTTGAAATTTATAGCAGTAGTAGTCCCGCACTGATACGCATAAATTCCCAGGACTCCCTACACGAATGGAGAATGTAACTGTAATTAGTAAACCATCCAAAAAAGTcttcaaaataaataataaataaatgtgtTCGATAATGTACCTAGATCCTCGCCGCCTGCACGTGCCTTACGGTCTTCAAGAGCAGCATTTACTTGCTCCATTGAGACTCCCACCTTTGGGATGTAATTGTGCCACCCAAGCTCACCCCTAGGGAAGAATACTGGGTACGACAGCGCATCATAACAACCATGATACGATCGAATGCCGTGAATAGATCTATCCTTCCCCTGGAGTACAACACTATTCTCGAACTGCCCATGTCGCTCGCTACCCTCTATCCAAACCGCAGCAACCTCTGACGTGAGAGGTACATTGTAGGTTCGCTGGTCCAACCGTTGGTCAAGATTCAATTCCACACGATAATCATCCAGATAATCAACTGTACCCATAGTCCTAAGATGCTCTGAGTATGGGTTGCCATGCATGATCGCAACCAACCTGTCGATGACTTCCTTGTCTTTCCTTAGGCATTCCTCTCGACATCTTCGATAACGAAGCTCGAGCGAAGGATCATCATCATGGAAATACAACTCAAGATGCCTTGGTTCAGTACTCTCTTATAACAAATTAACACCAGCCACAGCGAGCCGAATAGAGCGCAATGACCCTTTGGCACCTTGCAGCGACTGCCAGCCCAGCTCGCGCTGATATTGCTCAACAAAATCATTTCATTGTCTTCATAGTTCACAAATAAATAGAAAACTTACAAGAAGTTGGTTATTCGCTACAGGAGTCTAGAAAATTCTAGCGTTCTAGACAGAGCCGCGACTCCATAGAAATTTGCAATGAAAACTCGTGAATCTTCAAATCTGATAAACTAGCAACTAGAAGATCTCAGTCCATTCAAACCTTCACAACTTTTATGTTATCAATCTTTATGACTTTTTTACTATCCATAATTAAAGTTTAAAAGTTTTAATTTGGGAAGTAAAACTTAAACATAACTATATTCTAGGACAAAGGGAGTAATATGGATATAAGGATGCATGCAGTGTGCTAAGGTAATCCTTTCAATCAGAATCCATAATTCGTGTGGAGGCGTCGTGATTGGAAAGCAAATGTCGTTGCATTTTATTATGTTATgcggaaagaaaacaaaagaataATATTTGGATGGCTATCTAAGTTTGATTTTAAAAGAATATCTAGCATATTGATCATTAGAAAATGaaagtgtgtatatatatatatatatggcatcaTAAGTTACCAAATCAGATGATTATTGTTTCATTTCACCTGATTCAccataatataatataattagTGCATCTATTTAGAAAATGAAAGTATTTATATGGCATCATAAGTTATTTATTGACGATATCTTTTATAGTAGTTCTATGCATTCCAAGTATTTTTAAACAATTTAATTTTAACACGTGCATGCGGCACGTGCATTTTCACTAgtagaaagaagaaaaagaagaagggtTCGTATTTGAATTCTGAATCGCTATGTTAATGTTCGTACTCTCGCTCTAACATGCTCCTATCGTTTTGGTTTTTTAGATTTATAATATATATTATTTATTACGCACCAAGTCACCAAGATATACAATACACCGGTTACACTAAGAAAGGAAACTGCAAACTTGGAAGCGGACCGGCCTTATATGCAGAGACATCGGAGGAAGGCACAGAAGCAAATAATGGCATCATCGCCTAGTGTGATTGAGATGCAAATGCACCTGTACTGCACCCAACCACTTGCCGATCGACTCTCTTTATAAAAATGGCACATCGTGTAGTATAGCCTGCTAGTCGATACTTATCCGAACGATCATGTAGCTGGTCCTCATGTCACATATCACATAGCTTCTTCTCCCTTCTGTTAACACCAACGACACACAACGCGATGGGATGAAGCGGGTGCTGGGAAGAGGAGGCGTCAGGAACTGTTTCTGTTTGGCTGTCGTGGGAGGAGGCGCTCGTGCGTTGGGCCTTATTGGTTGAGCTGTCGCATGGTCATCTCGT from Panicum virgatum strain AP13 chromosome 7N, P.virgatum_v5, whole genome shotgun sequence includes the following:
- the LOC120682834 gene encoding uncharacterized protein LOC120682834, which gives rise to MVPIRADAPRNQSFFSTITGGRSFRAAQVGRAPSAAGGREERSGGTRGAKQSKPARPLPLASRIRPKSENTRKPPPHRHRRNQKHPPERREAPRSGAMVVRRLGGAGRALLTLPNIRRRASNSWAAVRDTFFSTKQVFESHRIVFTVGTSVASVLTAWAGYSLRHVQQARVDRRLEAIESSLKNNQKVEHEEIKKIVTSSNISTPAYVAAAMTTMVVGYALGWRGGAWYARRAFRREQQKLMGHMKSHSRWHWRPFNRLKNRLRRASKNKSEDAHQSLVQGTDAPTTSEVSANVSNTAQPAAGSA